The genomic stretch TTAAATGtacattgtgtaacttttaaaaggatctcttgacagaaatgcaatataatctacataactatattatcagtggtgcataaagaccttacataatgaactgtattgtttcattaccttagaatgagccgtttttatctacatatgcCGCGGgaccccttacatggaagttcccatcatgtttctacagtagccctaaacggacaaactgttctacagagcgcatttcatccctacgttgtctcagacgacgacatgtttgtcctgtgacgGCTACcgaatgcattttaaaaattgaggggtgagctgttggttgcaattcccaatctcaccactagattcCGCTAAAATTTACATGCACATCAGTCCCTACAGAAAAACACGATTACGCGATTGCATGATTCACCGCATTATCAGACAAAGTCTGCAAATTTATGCGGGGGCCATATTTTTCAAATAagactttcgcagcataaattgaaGATTTCAGTGCGCAAAATATGctgggcttgcatgatttcattaTCGCATATGAAATCACATAATCACattatcttagcagaaagttgacaaatgttgcatttacttcacataagcgcagccatgtcccctgttgccatgggaatgttatgaagtgacgtaattATGTGACTTGAACATCATTCAAAAGCTGCaagcaatttttgcaagttctagCCATTTTTGCAAGTCCCCGCAACTTCATCGCATacaattgcataaatatcccgctaattccattgcattttttaagaacaCGTGCCACAAGATCAAGAATCTTTGCCTGCAATAATCCCAAAAAAAACtctgcgtttttctggaaggactgacaCATACTGGCCCGGTTCATATATTTTACTGGCCCTGCCAAATTATCACTGGCCCCACCAGAGAGCAGTAAATAAAACAGGCCAGAATattatctttcttttttttacccATGTAGCCTTAATAAATAAGGTTATAACACCAAAAACtactatacattttaaatattgttaaaGTAAACGGTCAgtaataaaataagaacaatcTTATAACGCTTGTGGTTGattttgtgtctagttaaggacaacacatcgtgttattttaacacatgttgtgttgttttaacacatcttgtgttgtcacaaaatcaacacaatgcattaaaataacacataatgtgttaaatagcattacacaaaacatgaacacattcTTTCTTAGAGTGAACAAATACAGAACAAACATACAACATAAGTGCAATATAATAATGCTTAGCATTAAGGTAATCCTGATATATTTGGTCAAAAAGGGAAAATCATCTTGTCTCAGTTACAGAGTTGACTGGTAAATTATAAATAATGATTCCCCATTGGAATTTATTGCATTGcatattatatgttcattttgTTGTCTTTGTTTTAAGCATGTTTTGAGAACAACAGGTGTTATTAAGACCTCTGTGATCTTTCTTATCTTGGTTGTCTGCTTTACACTGTTTAATGTTGCGCAGCTGTTTGTTTTATCTGCTAGATCCTTAGAGAAGCCTCGTCTGACTGCCAGTTTAGAATAGAAATAGCACTGTTGACAGCAGTAGTAGTTTGTAAACGAGTTTATCTTCTTGAATAACTAACTACAGTATGTGTAACCTCTTGAATAAAAGTACACATATGCCATCAGTCactattttgtttttacaagtctcagttgttgttgttttgttattttctattgttttcatttaatactCAATAGTTTTAAATACTTTTACAGGTGATTTTCTTATCCTTCCTGTCGTTTTCATTTCATTCGTTTAAAAAGCCAAGTCACTAATTATTTAATCAAGAATAAGTACATGTCTAGCACCACCTATGTTTGTAGGTGTATGGGCACAGATTTCAAAGATCTTTATTTTAGCATTGGTGCATCATCCAGCCCTTCCAGTCTTACCCTGCTCTCTTATCCTACAAACAAGGACAGGAGGCTCTGGCAGGAAATCCTGTTTCAGCTGGTGCCTGTCAGAATGTTTCTCTCTTCAGCATGTGTATAGTGTGCATTAGCAGCAGCGGAGAATGCCCTGAAGTGAAAAACTAATGGGCAGCTAATGGTCATGTGCTACACTAACCCTAATGGGCCAGGCAACCACCAAGGAGATCTGTTTACGTCAGCACAGTTGACATTATCTCATTTTTCATGAGCATGTTTTGTCAATATGCAATTACGGAGCATTATGAtggttgtgttttatatatggataatattatattataacgGTTGTTTAAGCTTCAAATATCTTAAGTCAGATGCTCTCTTTTGACAGTCAAAGGCACTGAGAGAGCGATGGCTTTTGGACGGAGCGCCATCCAGTGGAGAGGATGAGGCACAGAAACAATTAAATGAGGATGAAGTCAAAGCCAAACTACTGGAAAAGACCATCCTCAGGTGCCTTTCTAGCCTTTACCATTGcaacattttatttcaatataATAATCATTTTATTAGAATTTCAATACTTAATTTCTTTGAATCAACAGATTAGAGCAGGAGATTGATGAACTTGAGAGTGGTGAGCCTGTGAATAAAGGAGATAAACAGGGCAATGAAAATGTAAGACTTATATGACTTtcacctgcactgtaaaaaatctttgctgcattaaaaattgtattaaatcaactcagatttacaggttatgtcaacttactattatttatcttgacaaaagATGAGtggctacaacttataaaatatagttaaaaagtcaacttaattttttaagttataacaactcatctcttgtcaagagaTGAATAATAGTacgttgaaatgacttgtaaatctgagttgattcatcaaaaaatatattaaggcagcaaataatttttactgagCTTACTATAGAGTTAATGACAATAAATAATATTGTTCAATGTTATGTCTTCTTTGGTAGGCACCTGATGGTCAAGTAAAGGGTGAGTTTGAAAACGTATTTTATATCTTTTGTTGTGCTGTCATTTGTTTACAATCTAACAAATAATATGAAGATAAGTTCATTTAATTGCTGTTTTACACATTAATGCAAgtaaaaaatacactttaacaccgacaacacatttaaaagttacATTAATGCACTCATCGGTCACGTCTGTGATTGCCTGTAATGATCAACACTTTaaaaagagttcatattagtagaggtacatgttggtaccaaaTATCTGCACCTAAATGATACATATTAGAaccttttaaaggggacatatcatgaaattctgactttttatgtttaaatgctattggatccccagtgcttctatcagcctgtaaaatgtgaaaaagatcaacccagtaacttagttttggcaaattattttctgcaagcatgtaaaaataggtcattgatatttggctccccttgtgatgtcagaaggggaaataccaccccttaatctgcactatccaaccacggcactgccatttagtgcagatatcagctcatttgcatttaaaagaacacacccaaaaacaggacatttttgctcacacctaccaagtggcaattttaacatgttatgaTAAATTCTCTTATTACTTGTTCTTAGACCATGAGGTATTAAGTAATTTAACTTGACAAGTAACCGGTATCAAATAAAACGTTCCAGCTAAAAGGAAATACATGAATAATTTGCAATAAAATCGTAAAATTATAAGTCACCACTATTAACAAAGTACAAAACCCTAACTGTCTCCCATTTATTCTGTCTTCAGCAGTTGAGAATGGCCTACAGCAGCCCAGCCCCAAAGCCGACCAAAACACCAAGAAACAGATCACAGGCATAGAGGCCAAGCTGCAGTGCACCAACCCTGATGTAGCCATAGAGAATGCCAGCGCAGAGAACCCAGTCACCATGGTGTTTATGGGCTACAAGAATGTAGAGGATGAAGCAGAAACCAAGAAAGCTCTGGGCATTGAGGAAACAGTGAAAGCTGAATTTGTGGTCATCGAGGATGGGGAGAGCAAAGGAGGAAATGAGGGGGCTAAGGGGGACCAGGCTCCCCCCAACGGCAGCACCTCCAGTCCTGACAAAGCTCAGGGTGAGGCTAAGAAAGATGAATCAAAAGAAGAAGGCAATTCAAAAGAAAAGCAGCCATGCAAGTGCTGCACAGTCATGTGAGTCCGGCCGCTCATTCTGAAGTTCAAACTCTCACGGAAAACATAACGCAACAATGAATAAGTATACACTGTATACTTACGATTAACTTTTGTTGTCTAGtatgtatttctttttttatttctattaatatttttctaTATTTCTGTCTTGAcatttatatatctatatatacatatattttcatTATGTAATGTTATGAAGTCCAGTATTTTGCTTGTTGAAGAGAAAAATGAGGACCACAACCGACTCCACTTTAAGCAATGACGTGgttaaaagaacattttgtggccctcaaccttattttattttaagataaacatCTCAATATATGAACATTTAGCTATTTATCACCCGTAtgcatttgtgtttttaaaagatTACTTTATTACTCAAAGAAAATGACTATATTGATATTATTATGTTATAATGccttttaatatatattttgagcctttaattctattttttttttccaaataatTTGAGACCACTGTGAACACTGGTACATAGAGTGTAGTCTTTGTCCACAATCGTACATTATGCATTACACCTCATCATAGgccaatatatttgtaaatatgATTCAATTATTTATGAATGTTCATGCTATAATAGAATACATTTAATCATGTTGTTTAAAAAAGCTGGCTATATCTACCCCAGATCCCTACTTTAAACCACAGCAACTATGTGCTTTAACAGTAAACCACTTTTTATAGGCCAAACACTAATAATAACTATAAAGCTATCTCCTTTATATGGAATATCATTTAGTTATACTGTAATTGTAACAATAATACTTTTTTAAGTGTAGGTCCTTTTGTCTTTCAAGGCATTCGTGTAATAGCCCACActgttaaaatgcatttttacagtatattagactttgcaaaatacatttttctaatattttaagaaaaaagaaaaactaatTGAGGATTTAAGCATTTTAATGTTTGTATTAACAGCTGGTTGCTGTAAATTGGTTGCCCCTTTCAAATAACAAGTGTTCAAATGTTTAGGTCAAATCACTTATTGGCGTGATTAAAAAATCTGATCTGGGGTCTAAAACATGTTTCTCATTCCAAGACAAACAGCTTTGTAAATGTAGTATTGCTGTCTTTCTGATATTTcaatttaacaaatattttatttgtgtatgACAGTATGTGTTGTGGATATCAAATAATGTCATGAGTTTTTGGTGCTTTATTGGTATGCCCAATGCCTGTTATGGTCCAAGTGTTCAAATCAGGAACAATgacaataaacaaaaatgtttgtttacaattATGTATTTGTTATTCTTTGGTCATTACATTTCTTCTAACATACAAACAAGTGGTCAGTTACTCTGCTTacttttttgttacattttagaatggACAATAAATAATTGCATTCTGCAGTAATGGCAAATATAAATTTAAGTGTCTTTGCTAATACTGTTTGTTGTCTCTTCTAGGCAATCATGACAAATGattgtgaaaaaaataatttcattgTTTTACTGTTGTTGTGTTTTAGATTACTATAAACTATAAATTTGGCTACAAATGTAATTCAGAATGTTAAAGTCTTAGCAAAAACCACTTCAAAGATGATGATCCCATATGGGACTCAAAACTTTCTATGTTGAGGTTGCCATCTGCAGGCGGAAACTGGGTAGGAGAGTTACCTGTGAAACAGGAGTACAGTTTTTCATCTAGTAAGTCGTGAGGCATCTGTTACCAAATTAAAATTAAGACTTGTTTGGTTAACTCTTTTATATTACTAAAACATAACTATAGtaattaagtaaatgtaaaggTCACagattttatattaaattaaggTAAACTGTGCTTTTTTTTGCCATTTATCTCTATGACAAAATATGGCCTTTTTTAACCTTAATTATTCAAAAGGCTCTGGGCTGGGCCAGTTACCTCCAAGGGCCCCCCTCCCAAATTTTTTTCGTGTTTTCCCCTGAGCTGTGCATAATGCGCATTCACAGTTATAGAAAGTGAAAGTTAAGATGATCATGAATATTCAAACTATCCTCACTCTGTCTGAAATGCATGTGCGATGCGCTTAAAAATAATCTGTACAGTGCCTAAATCAAGgtttaggaataaaaaatatattttttatctctAGCACTTGTTTTCCTAAGCAAACAGATATGACTACCATTTCAACGACACTAGTCTGGCGGTAATACATATTACCATCTGATTGGACCACAGTGCGTGTACGccttaatatataaaataatctgAACCATGCTAAACAGACTATTGCTCTCCAtatgccaatttttttttttaaataatcaattTAGGCAAAATCTTTTCATTTTTCTTATATTCCTTCCTTTATTCTTTCCTTTTTCTCCTTTTTTGATTTAAACTTTAAGGGAAGATGGacagttaaaggaaaacaccacagtttttcaatattttactatgttcttacctcaacttagacaaattaatacatacctatcttttttcaattgtgtgcacttttaatctttgtacagcaccttgtgaatgtgttagcatttagcctagccccacactataggatccaaacagggatacatttataagccaccaaacgcttccatgttttccctatttaaagactgttacatgggtagttacacaagtaagtatgatggcacaaaataaaacttttgtttggagccatagaaatgaatggggccaggataaatgctaacatattcaagAAGCACTGTACAAACATTtcaaagtgcacgcattgaaaaaggatagatatgtattaattcatctaagttgaggtaagaacgtTTTGAAAAATGGTTGTGTTTTCctgtaataattttacacaTTTGTCTATATCTGTGCACTGAAAACTTCTTCTCTTACCAAAACAAATTCCATGTATGTGCAAATATACttggcaataaataaataagaggTTTGGCATTCACTATATGAGTTGCTGCCTtgcatttttaagttgaattaaattAACAAGTAATTTTAACTTAACTGACATCAAGTTAAATCTtgtataacttaaaaaattaagttgaaatatgtttaaccttttttaataagttaaagtaacataaataaCGTAAAACCCCCTCCTGGCCCTAGCCCCATTGGCCCAGTCCACAATCCATCCCTGCCTACTGTCTTAATGTGTCCAACCCAGAAATAAGTGATATAAAAAGATGGCAAGGATGTAATTGTCATATCAATAGTCTCCATAGAAATGACAGATTCATATATAAAACGATATAAACTCCTTGTTCTTGTTAATGTTTTacatatgatacatttattttatgcaatTTCACTTATTGCTTTTAATAAGGTAAGCAATACTGTAACGATTTCTTAGTTATACTTTGTCCTTTTTATGGCCAGTGGTGGGTTCAGCCCAAGGTTCAGCCACAGTTTTGTTTCGACTCATTTCTCATAGCGACGACAGGGAAAACTTTTCACAAACTTTTTTCGACCGCCTTTCAAGATTGACAAGCTTTTTGTCCAATCCCGGTGCTCAAGAACATTTAAGGTCCCGCCCACACTCGGCGTTCCAGGATTGATTGACTAATCAGAAAGCGCCAGTCCCCCCTCCGCCATTTTGTAAGGATATAAGAAATTCTAGCAGGTCTACCTCCCGTCTACGACAACCTGTAGTTTTGTTTAGTGCCATGGACGGGTAAGTTGAAAACACATTCATTCCCTGTATGATAACCCATAAAACGTTTTTCGTAGGATGTTATGTTCGTGATGGCGACTTGACATTACATGCGTGTTTAAAGTGTGTTAAAAGACTTGAAGCAAAGTGGAAATGGTGATTTTTGACACGTCTCTCACACGGCTCTTAATGTCTCCCGTGCCGGAAGAGCCATACTGAGTCCAAAAGTTGGACTAAACTGACAAACAACCTGTTGCAAGTAATCTGGTTGAAACACAATCGTGAAGTACAAGCGAACTTGAGCTTCGGTTGTTTGTTAACTTCACACTCAAGCGGAAAATATCCAACAATCCTAATAACGTATAGAAACAGTCACTATTTGGCAACCAACGTGTCTCAATTTCCGCATTGTTGTTGGGTGGCTAGCTAATTACCTGCTAGCCTGCTAAACGAATGCCAGGTCAACTTTTAACGAGTTTTATTCGCGTGTTTAGTCGGTGTAggttaaatattatttattaagtAAACTTTGCTAATTTACAAGGGTCCGGTTTACAGTAACTGTTTCGCAAAAATCACGCGGTGAAGATGTTGACTCGGCGTTAAGAACTGGACTATCTGTCTAACGTACTGTAATGTAAAGGTTTGATTATTTAACGTCTTATCTAAATGTTTTAGGAAACAGACGTTTTGTTACCTGTAAGGTATGATGCTTTGATCGGTGTTTCATAGTTTAAAAGGCGTGTTACATACGTGTGGAATATTAAAGTTAACTTTATTAATAATTTCCTTATTTTTTTGCAGCCGCTTAGAGACTGATTTGTATCCTCTGGGATCGAGTTACGTCACTGAAATCGAGTAAGTTGTTCGTCTCCTTTTATATTTCTCCCCTGTTTATGTAAAATCTGATATATTCCTGTATATAAATGTGGACTTGTTGCACACACATGCTACCTAAATTGAACTTCGTGACACGCAGTTGTATTTTCAAGAGAAATTTCAAGCATTTCTCATTGGGCTTTGATTCAAGGCCCAATACTAGTAGCAGGAATTATTGGTTTAACAGGCCTGATTTGTTATACTGCATGCTTCATGTATCTGGTTTCCACTTAGGAGAAGGTGCATTGACTCTTTTACAACTGTGTATAGTTACCACTTGGCCAAAGTTGGGTTATtgccagtttttgtgtgtgtgtgtgattaaaGTATTGAAGCAATTTAATTATGTGTCCCCTTTACCCCTCTTTGGTCTTTTAATTTGTTGCTGCTTGCTGTTTATTAGTCACACAGTGTGACATCTAAACTAATGTATTGTGTTTCCTGTTTTTTCCCCCACCACTTTTAGCAGTGTCCATGATATAACCGTTGGCACAAAGGTATGTCAAATTTTATTTACCTACCTTTTCATTACCTTTGTGTAGCACCTTTGGCACGCAACAATATTACTTTCGTTACATCAGGTTTTTCAGGCTGCCCTTTCCTGAAGCATTGgtttccttttttctttttggGGGTAATAATAGCTCAGATAAAGGTAATTATTCTGGTCAAAGGGCATCTGCTGTTTAAACAATCACTGTTGTAAACGAAATGGACGTTAATGTAAGAAAGTTAAATGATGTTATACCCTGGTCGGTTTAGCCTCTCTTTGTCTCAcgtaggggtggcacggttcacaaaaccctcggttcggttcgtgtcacggttcacggttcagtacggttcttgttgttattttttctttaaatttttcacacgccagaaatgtattatcttattaatgtattaattatctataatttaggatacatcattaaaaaagttatatcatgtaatcatgcacaaactgaatttgactttaagcacattggaccatctctgaggaaagccagatgagattttgatagagcaagagagaagacattgatgatttcaacatgcttttcatttaattggcaaaaaagagaatgtgtattgccatctacataaactttatgtgcatttttagcacacaaagataacttgcatttattaaaatgccaacttcagtgtagctcttagatttatcactgagaggctgctttaatattgagagtttatgtggacgagagagaaacataacctttgcacctgtaatatttaaatccgtctcttttgtccacttttgaccacttctgtcctgattactttgaggggcaatttctgaaataagatcgcgcaactttcacacgctagcaaaatgaaactacgcggaaatcagccgctttaattttatcaatgaaaggctaaaaatagcgctgaatatgaaaagacgtaaaacattgtgttcagtacctcagataaatggtcggagagaaggcgatctcctgtggctgttggagaatattcaacccatagactgcagttcaatctgttgttttatttccgctgtcatcataagtaacatgaaataaaaatatgtttccacacaccaaacttatacgacgctggcgcatcctccaactgcgggcagacttccttttctctcccacttgccatttctacacgtaatataacctgcagtacttatactccaaacgagtcacctcttctttcgcgcgaaagggaaacacgctatctgaggtcacatacagggtatgagactacattgcgcatgccatgaaccgttgaaccgtgcggtacacacgcgctccgaaccgagacaagcgaaccgaacggttcggatttttttcatggaccgtgccacccctagtctCACGTGTTGGTTAaataaccctaaccctaactctTAGGGTTCAATCAAGGGTTGTGGTCACAATGTAGTCGTTTTTCTATTTGTTTGTGTAACCGTGCATAGAGGATGCTGATGAGATTTACCCCTGGTGTCTTTTGACGCATGTCGGGAGGAAAGTAGACTTGCAGTCCTCTAATTACTGTGGCAGGAATGCTGTGGTTGCATTCCTGTCTTCCTGACCTATTATTTAACACAGACAGTGCTCTCACCCAGGAGCCTTGCACCGTGTCAATGAACATAAACATGTTGGTACCTGCAAGTCTTCAGCTCCTAGAGACATATGTGGGAGTCTTCGTTCTCAGCTTTTTATTCTGACTTGTGCAAGCAGTCAAGCTACAATGCCCAGAGTTTAAAAATAGAGGAAGGAAATGCTGGAGTTGGGTGGGTGTCTCTCTCAAAACAATAGATGGTTCAGCCGGAGAATGCTTGCCTGTCACAACTTTTTTGTGAAAGTGATGTTGAAACCTGACTCCTGCAGAATTTGGCTGGGAGGAATGTGGCAGGCTGCTCTCGTGCAGGAAAAACAGTGCTTTGTGAACCATATTCATTCACATTTTCCCTTCTGCAAGATATTTCGTGGTCACGCTGTACACTGCTCGAGCCTTTTTGAGGTTTGCTTGTGTAATGCATCCAAATGCAGGACCAAAGAGAGCTGCAGATAGTAAGCAGGGTGTGGTAATGTGTCCCTGTTCGTAGTTAACCGTTGGGCAAAATCAGTTTGAGGTTTGTCTGTAAAAATTTGGTAACACTGCTTTACTATTAAGCTGTTACAGAACACACAGTGTGGTAATAAAGTGTAAAGACTTATACGGGGCATGTGACTACTTTAGAGCCTTACCATGTTGAAGTGGTTTATTAAGAGAGAGATGCTGAATGATTTGCCTATTTCTCCATTGAGCTGCCAAGTAGCTCCAACTTGGCCTTGAGTGAGGGGCTTTGTGTTAGTGTTAAGGCAATGGCAGGACACAGCTGGTCTTTGTTTGCATTTCCCTTTTTCTTTGTTCTAAAATTGACCAGCTGTAAACCATAGAGTGATCTCTTGCGCGCTGAGGCCTGGGCCAGGAATAGTTATAGCCTTAAggtaattttattttttctttttaattccAAAGGTTGTGTACATATATGCATTTGGCACTTCTATCCAAAGCGATttagtgcattacaaggtatacatttttcagTGGGGTTCAAACTCATGaactttgtgctgctaatgcaatgctttacaaCTAAGCTATACAGTAGCGGTAGgtaacgtcggtcctggagtgagTTTAGCTTCAGCTCTAATCAAGCACACCTATAATAGCTAataatcaaggtctaaagagtCACCTGAAAACTACAGGTAGGCAAGGTTGTATCAGGTTTTGAGCTAAAATCCGCACGACATCAGCACCTTGCCTACCCCTGCTATAGactgtttcatcggacgcacgtgatacacgtctggatccgaaccttacttccggtttcgttttttaatggtctgactagttgctaaactgctCTCTTTGTATTGTCTGCTCAGTGGGAACAAACAAACCAGCCACAAGTCTGAATCCAGTTTGAATTTGATTTATTTCTTACCTGCGTACATCAACTGCCCAGGGTGCTAGAAGTTGTCGTTTAAAGGTTTGatttaagtttaatttttctttgtttgttgaCAAACGGCCACTacactcttgaacaaatgccttgtcgaaaataacaaatgttttggtttcctaggtaatctatgtggtgttttgtttgcttgttatataaataaactatgtttaaagaactttgttgttatttattattagcggagtttaccggaagttacgtgcggaccgcgacagcggcttgtttatgttgttactgctgaaacggtctatacagGATATATGCATGTTATTAATTTTTCTCTTGTTTATCAAATAATGGTTGGGTACATTGTAATCTTGATCATGTGTTTGATTCTTTGATTGTCATCCCATAAAAGGCATATTGGCCATTACAACATTTGAACCTTTGAACGATGTGTGTATAGTTGCTTATGGGTTAAAGGCTGATGGTGTATATTCCAAAACTGGTATATACCGTTTGCTTCATGAACCATGTGTCTTATTTCTTTCAGAGGGGATCTGACGAACTCTTTTCCTCCTGCATACCAAACGGGCCTTATATAATGACCTCTGGAGCAGGTAAGGACTTATATTTAAAGGAGTTTTAAAGTGTTTTGGTTTGGTAAAATGGAATCTATTGAGAGTGCttattgattttttattttatttttttattagcaAATGGTAATGACAGTAAaaagtttaaaggggacatcagGAGCCCAGGCATTCCTTCAAGAGTCATTCATGTACGCAAGCTTCCAAACGACATTAATGAAGCTGAAGTCATCGCTTTGGGACTTCCATTTGGCAAAGTAACCAACCTTTTGATGTTAAAAGGCAAgaaccaggtaagatcattgtCTTGCATTCCTGATCCTTATTGAGCAGTTCCAttttaagggtgttttcacactgACACTGTTTGGGGTGACCCAAATGAGCTTTCGGCCCGAGTATAGTTCGTTTGCGTCAGTGTGAACACACAAGCCACACACTAGACAGCCGCTCAGAGACCGCTCTAAACGGGTGCTCGTGGAGCTGCTGTCGCTGAACTCTTGTGTGACCCATCGGTGGTTCGACCttgggccgaaccaaatacaggaagttctccaccaCTGGCCTTTCGTCGTGACATGAGCCGGGTGTTATactgtgggttaacaacaaacaggGCAAACTTGGTCTGTTGcagagattcgctgtctcctggatgtttgagctgatgattttgtaaatgcatagctgtcctccacacacaaaacTAGTGACATTTATGAGATTTTTAGCAAATGGCTCCATG from Paramisgurnus dabryanus chromosome 6, PD_genome_1.1, whole genome shotgun sequence encodes the following:
- the palm1b gene encoding paralemmin 1b isoform X1, which produces MSEALSQEERLRAIAEKRKRDAEIENKRRQLEDDRRQLQHLKSKALRERWLLDGAPSSGEDEAQKQLNEDEVKAKLLEKTILRLEQEIDELESGEPVNKGDKQGNENAPDGQVKAVENGLQQPSPKADQNTKKQITGIEAKLQCTNPDVAIENASAENPVTMVFMGYKNVEDEAETKKALGIEETVKAEFVVIEDGESKGGNEGAKGDQAPPNGSTSSPDKAQGEAKKDESKEEGNSKEKQPCKCCTVM
- the palm1b gene encoding paralemmin 1b isoform X2 is translated as MSEALSQEERLRAIAEKRKRDAEIENKRRQLEDDRRQLQHLKSKALRERWLLDGAPSSGEDEAQKQLNEDEVKAKLLEKTILRLEQEIDELESGEPVNKGDKQGNENAPDGQVKVENGLQQPSPKADQNTKKQITGIEAKLQCTNPDVAIENASAENPVTMVFMGYKNVEDEAETKKALGIEETVKAEFVVIEDGESKGGNEGAKGDQAPPNGSTSSPDKAQGEAKKDESKEEGNSKEKQPCKCCTVM